The genomic region CGGGGGTCACGGCGGCGACGGCCGGGTCCGAGGAGGACCACTGCAGCGTTCCGGAGAACGCCGCGGTGGTCCCGTTGGCGTAGCGGGCGGTGACCGCGAGCTGGGTCTGGTCGCCGACCACGGCGAAGGCGGCGCCGGGTGTGACGGCGAGGCCGCTCAGCGCGGGCGGGGCGCTCGAGCTGCTCTTGCAGCCGGTGGCGGCGACGGCGGCGAGGAGCGCGAGGGCGCAGGCGCGGAGCCACTGCGACGGCTGGCCGCCCCTCCCCTGCCCTCCCCGCCGGAGCGGGGAGGGAGCGCGGCGGGAGGCCGGGGCATCAGCGAGGCGTCGATCGTTCGCGTTCATGTTTCCTCCGGGATCGAGCGGCGCGGGCCTACTGCCCGGCTCCGGTGAGGGTGACCGACTGCGAGGCGGCGGGGGCCGCCGCGCGGACGTTGAGGGTGGCGGTCTTGGTGCCGGCGCTCGTGGGCGTGAAGGTCACGTTCACGGTGCAGCTCGCGCCGGTCGCCAGGGTGGCCGGGCAGTTGTTGGTCTGGGCGTAGTTCCACGGGCTGCTGCCGCCGAGCGTGATGCCGCGGATCCCGAGCGGCGCCGCGTTGCCGTTGGTGATGGTGACCACCTGCGCCGCGCTGGTGGTGCCCACCGCCTGCTTCGCGAAGGTGAGCGCCGTCGGGCTGACCGCGTAGGTCGGGACCACGATGGTGCCGGACAGGCCCACGCTCACCGGGGTGGCCGGGGCCGCCGCGTTGATCGTGAGGGTGGCCGTCTTCGTGAGCACGCCGCCGTAGGTGGTGGGCGTGAAGGTCACGTCGATGGTGCAGCTCGCGCCCACGGCCAGGCCGCCGCCGCAGTTGTTGGTCTGGGCGAACTGGCTCGGGCTCGCGCCGCCGAGGCCGATGCCGTTCAGGGTGAGCGGCGCCGTGCCGGTGTTGGTGAGCGTCACCGTCTGGGCCGCGCTCGTCACGTTCATCCCGCTCGAGAAGGTGAGCGAGGACGGGGTGGCCGAGGCCACCGGCGCGGTGCCGGTGCCGGTGAGCGCCACGGTCTGCGGGGAGACCGGGTCGGCGGTGGCGACCGACAAGGCGGCCGTCGCCGGGCCCGCGGCGGTGGGCGAGAACCGGACCGAGACGGTGCAGGACCGGCCGGCGGCGATCGACGTGCCGCAGTTGTTGTTGAAGCTGAAGCTCGCGGCGTTGGTCCCGGTGAGGGTGACGGAGGTGAGGGCCAGCGCGGTGGTGCCGGTGTTGAGGAGCGTCACCGTGTGGCCGGCGCTGGTGGTCCCGACGAGCTGGTTGCCGAAGGCGACCGCCGCGGGCGCGAGGGCGAGCGCCGTGCCGGTGCCGGCGAGCGACGCCGAGACGGTGGGGTTCACCGGGTCGGAGCTCGCCACGGTCAGCGCGCCGGAGCGGGCGCCGGACGTGGTCGGCGTGAAGGTGACCGAGATGGTGCAGCTCGCGCCGACGGCGAGGCTCGCCGGGCAGTTGCTGGTCTGGGCGAAGTCGCCGGTGACCGAGATCCCGCTCACGGCGAGCGGCGCCGTCCCGGTGTTGGCGAGCGTGGCGACCTGCGCCGGGCTCGTCGTGGCGATGACCTGGGCGCCGAAGGTCAGCGAGGCCGGGGTGAGCGAGGCGGTCGGGGCCACCACGGTGCCGGCGAGGGCCACCGAGGCGGTCGGGCGCGCCGGGTCGGAGCTCAGCACGCCGAGCGAGGCCGCCTTCGGGGCCACCGTCGCCGGCGTGAAGGTGACCGAGATGGTGCAGGTCGCGCCGACGGCGAGGCTCGCGGGGCAGGTGCTGGTCTGGGCGAACTCCGCGGCGTTGGCGCCGGAGAGCCCGACGCCGGAGACGAGGAGCGGGGCGGTGCCGGCGTTGCCGACCGTCACCACCTGCGCCGCGCTGGTCGTGGCCACGAGCTGGTTCGGGAAGGTGAGCGAGGCCGGCGAGAGGGTGATGGCCGGCGCGATGCCGGTGCCGGCGAGGGTCACGAGCACCGCCGGGTTGGCCGGGTCGGTGGTGTTGAGGGTGAGCCGGCCGGCGCGGGCGCCGAGCCCGCCGGGCGTGAAGGTCACCTGGAAGGTGCAGCTCGCGCCGACGGCGACGCTGGCGGGGCAGCCCGTGGTGGCGGCGAAGTCGGCCGGGTTGGCGCCGGCGATGGCGAAGCCGGTGTAGCCGAGCGGCGCGGTGCCGGCGTTGGTGAGGGTCACCGTGAGCGCCGGGGCGCTGGTGGTCCCGAGGAGCTGCGGGGCGAAGGTGAGCGCCGTCGGGGCGACCGAGGCCGCCGGGGCCACGCCCACGCCGACCAGGGTGGCCGTGACCACCGGGTTGGCCGGGTCGGAGGTGGCGACCGAGAGCACCGCCCCGCGCTGCCCGAGGGCGCCCGGCTTGAAGGTGACCGCGTAGTCGCAGGTCTGTCCGGCGACGAGGCTCCCGGCGCAGGTGGTGGTGACGGCGAAGTCGCCGGGGGTGACGCCGGAGAGGGTGGCCGCGCCGATCGAGAGGGCGCCGGCGCCGGTGGCCGAGAGCGTGGCCGTGAGCGGGGCGCTCACCACGCCGACGAGCTGGTTGCCGAAGTCGAGCGTCGCCGGGGCGAGCGCCGCGGTCGGCGAGGCGCCGAGCATGGCGGTGTTGGACCAGGCCGAGGCGACCACGTTGTCACCGTACGGGCCGGTGATCCGCTTCACCGCCTGGACCCGGTAGTACCAGGCCACGGTGGCGTCGGCGACGGTGCCCGAGAAGCCGACCGCGACCGGTCCCTGCGCCGTCGCCGGCACCGTGGTCGTGGTCGGCGCGGTGAAGGCCGCGTCGGCCGACTGCTGCACGGCGAACTCGGTGGCCGACGCGGAGTTGTCGGTGAACGAGCCGGTCACGGACGTGCCCGACGCGGACACCGCCAGCCCGGACGGCGCCTCGGGCGTGGCGAGGTGCACGATGGGCCGCATCATGTCGTTCTCCTCGTGGCCGAGGAGGTGGCAGTGCCACACGTACTCACCGCCGTAGTTGAACTCTGCGTTCGTCCCGTTGACGGTGGCGCCGGTGAGCGGGTCGAAGTAGGTGACCGCCCCGCCCGCGGGCTGCGTCACGTCCTGGAGCCGGTGCATGTCGGGCAGGACGAAGGGCACCACGGGCGTGATGGGCAGCACCGCCACGATCACGTCCTCGAGCGGGCTCATGCGGACCGACTCCTTCCACCCGAGCTCGTTGGGATCGGGCGGCCGGATCTGGCCGTCCCAGCCGACGCGGTTCACCACCTGGACGTTGAAGAGGTGGAAGTGGACGGTGTGGGTGTCCACGCCGTTGTGCGTGATCTTCCAGAGCTGCGGCTGGCCGTCGAGCGTGAAGTCGGTGGGCGGGTCGACGTAGCCGACCGGGATGGTGGTCTGCGTGGTCGCCGTCGTGTTGGGGATCTCGGTCGCCAGCGTGGCGTTCATGCGGCCCGCGGGGTCGAAGAGCTCCTGGATGCCCTTCGGCAGCAGCGGGATGGTCACCGGCGCGCTGCCGTTGATGGGCGTGAAGGTGAGGCCGGTGGTGTTCTGGATGCGGGCGTAGTTGTCGGTGAGCGTGGTGCCGTACGCCGGGCCGTAGGCCGACTCCGGCACCACCGGGACGGGCTGCGAGGCGGCGAACGGGCCGGGCTGCCCGCTCGTGCCGTTGAACGCCGCCTGGAGCGAGGCCAGGTCGAACGGCGCGGCCGCCGGCGCGCTCGAGACCACGAACTGCATGAAGGTGCGGGTGTTGGGACCGTAGCCGGGGAGCGTGGTGGGCGCGCCGCCGCTCGAGGCCTGGTCCATGTTGCCGGTGTAGTAGTCGTAGCGGGTGTCGAAGGCCGGGAACGGCGCCGGGGCGTCGTTGTAGAGGATGAGCTTCGAGCCGGCCGGCACCTGCGAGAAGTCCACGATCACGTCGGCGCGCTCGGCGGGGCCGAGCGTGAGGGCGTGCGTGGAGACGTTGAGCACCACGATGTTGCGCCGGTTGTACTCGTAGCCGACCGGGGTGGGGTCGATCTGGACCGGCGCCGGGAGGAAGCCGCCCTCCGAGCCGATCTGGATGAAGGACGGGCCGGCGGTGGTCGGATCGGGCACGCCGCCGTCGCGGCCGTCGGTGGGCCAGGTGGAGGGCCAGCAGCCCGAGGCCGGGTTGGTGACCGCGACGCCGTTCACGATGGAGACGTAGCCGGGCGTGCCGACGGTGATGCCGGGCGCGCAGGCCGGCACGGGGTCGGAGGCGCCGTGGGGCGTCGCCGGCACCATCTTCACCTCGGTCCCGGAGGCGTCGGCGAAGAAGATGGAGAGGTTCACGCTCCGGTCGTTGGCGGCGTTGAGGATGCGGAAGCGGTAGGCCTTCCGGTCCACCGTGAAGGTCGGGTAGGCCGTGCCGTTCACGAGCGGCGTGTCCATGAAGCCCTCGGGCACGATGGACGGGTTGGGCAGGCCGGGGGTGCAGGGGCCGGTCGCCGGCGGCACCGGGCACTGCTCACCCGGCGTAGAGGGCCACGGCGGCCAG from Anaeromyxobacter paludicola harbors:
- a CDS encoding choice-of-anchor D domain-containing protein yields the protein MRINFIVLATLVVNAALAPTLALSQTQGTASSANVTAMRRVTNADRQAAAQRRAAAKAAAAPATTTTPTTTTTTTAKAGLAAALAGSGVSAATLAPTMNPGGTPDVFNVGNYANSPLPVRACSVTTTQLCYSDADCPVNPTTQIPETCTTYVSGGIKKFVDGLPGLGSANANNLGQYIPVATPDTTRFPNSDYYEIGVVNYTQQFHTNLPATTQVRGYYDKLAAAPNDQLPHYLGPVIVAQKDRPVRIKFTNELPTSDQPGSKLFLPVDTTVMGAGMGPDGSSYTENRAELHLHGGVTPWISDGTPHQWITPAGDPATLKRGVSQRNVPDMPDPGDGAGTYYYTNQQSARFMFYHDHSYGVTRLNVYAGEAAGYLLTDPVEEDLISNKKVIPDLGGVYHLGVPLILQDKTFVPDTTQLAQQDPTWDTAKWGGPGNLWFPHVYVPNQNPYDSQGVNAFGRWDYGPWFWPPWPSTPGEQCPVPPATGPCTPGLPNPSIVPEGFMDTPLVNGTAYPTFTVDRKAYRFRILNAANDRSVNLSIFFADASGTEVKMVPATPHGASDPVPACAPGITVGTPGYVSIVNGVAVTNPASGCWPSTWPTDGRDGGVPDPTTAGPSFIQIGSEGGFLPAPVQIDPTPVGYEYNRRNIVVLNVSTHALTLGPAERADVIVDFSQVPAGSKLILYNDAPAPFPAFDTRYDYYTGNMDQASSGGAPTTLPGYGPNTRTFMQFVVSSAPAAAPFDLASLQAAFNGTSGQPGPFAASQPVPVVPESAYGPAYGTTLTDNYARIQNTTGLTFTPINGSAPVTIPLLPKGIQELFDPAGRMNATLATEIPNTTATTQTTIPVGYVDPPTDFTLDGQPQLWKITHNGVDTHTVHFHLFNVQVVNRVGWDGQIRPPDPNELGWKESVRMSPLEDVIVAVLPITPVVPFVLPDMHRLQDVTQPAGGAVTYFDPLTGATVNGTNAEFNYGGEYVWHCHLLGHEENDMMRPIVHLATPEAPSGLAVSASGTSVTGSFTDNSASATEFAVQQSADAAFTAPTTTTVPATAQGPVAVGFSGTVADATVAWYYRVQAVKRITGPYGDNVVASAWSNTAMLGASPTAALAPATLDFGNQLVGVVSAPLTATLSATGAGALSIGAATLSGVTPGDFAVTTTCAGSLVAGQTCDYAVTFKPGALGQRGAVLSVATSDPANPVVTATLVGVGVAPAASVAPTALTFAPQLLGTTSAPALTVTLTNAGTAPLGYTGFAIAGANPADFAATTGCPASVAVGASCTFQVTFTPGGLGARAGRLTLNTTDPANPAVLVTLAGTGIAPAITLSPASLTFPNQLVATTSAAQVVTVGNAGTAPLLVSGVGLSGANAAEFAQTSTCPASLAVGATCTISVTFTPATVAPKAASLGVLSSDPARPTASVALAGTVVAPTASLTPASLTFGAQVIATTSPAQVATLANTGTAPLAVSGISVTGDFAQTSNCPASLAVGASCTISVTFTPTTSGARSGALTVASSDPVNPTVSASLAGTGTALALAPAAVAFGNQLVGTTSAGHTVTLLNTGTTALALTSVTLTGTNAASFSFNNNCGTSIAAGRSCTVSVRFSPTAAGPATAALSVATADPVSPQTVALTGTGTAPVASATPSSLTFSSGMNVTSAAQTVTLTNTGTAPLTLNGIGLGGASPSQFAQTNNCGGGLAVGASCTIDVTFTPTTYGGVLTKTATLTINAAAPATPVSVGLSGTIVVPTYAVSPTALTFAKQAVGTTSAAQVVTITNGNAAPLGIRGITLGGSSPWNYAQTNNCPATLATGASCTVNVTFTPTSAGTKTATLNVRAAAPAASQSVTLTGAGQ